In one window of Microbacterium natoriense DNA:
- a CDS encoding TetR/AcrR family transcriptional regulator gives MRTGEDRRVRRSKRAIRDAFIELVLEKGFDAVTIEDIVTSADLSRATFYTHYRDKDSLLSDFVSDLALERQRLLPGIEEARPLGFSGLPVRHLFELAARERDAYRIILRGEGNGQALRELTHFLVAQAEETFDRRAARSGVTPRLPIPFVARAWAGEIVGILTWWLDEEAPYDEEELTRFLRDLAVGGRVWASGLDPEHADDLLAKDLDPSVQP, from the coding sequence ATGAGAACAGGCGAGGATCGCCGGGTGCGCCGCTCGAAGCGGGCGATCCGCGATGCGTTCATCGAACTCGTCCTCGAGAAGGGCTTCGATGCCGTCACGATCGAAGACATCGTCACGTCCGCCGATCTGTCGCGGGCGACGTTCTACACGCACTACCGCGACAAAGACAGCCTGCTCAGCGATTTCGTCTCCGACCTGGCCCTCGAACGCCAAAGGCTGCTCCCCGGCATCGAGGAAGCGCGTCCGCTCGGCTTCTCGGGTCTACCCGTTCGACACCTCTTCGAACTGGCCGCTCGCGAGCGCGACGCATATCGGATCATTCTGCGCGGCGAGGGAAACGGGCAGGCATTGCGCGAACTCACCCATTTCCTCGTCGCTCAGGCCGAGGAGACATTCGATCGTCGCGCCGCTCGCAGCGGGGTCACCCCCCGACTGCCGATCCCTTTCGTGGCGCGGGCATGGGCTGGCGAGATCGTCGGCATCCTCACCTGGTGGCTCGACGAGGAAGCCCCGTACGACGAGGAGGAGCTGACACGATTCCTCCGTGATCTCGCTGTCGGGGGGCGAGTCTGGGCCTCTGGGCTCGATCCGGAACACGCAGATGATCTTCTGGCGAAGGACCTCGATCCCTCCGTGCAGCCCTAA
- a CDS encoding AMP-binding protein encodes MNLGRFVRATAAVQPGAEAVVAGESRLTYAQLDEASDRLAAALMDRHGLVRGDVVAVLGWNCAELVITEVALYKAGLVRAPINARLGVSEVHDVLADAGVKVLIADVDHIDLVRSALASVTVDTVITIGGASDLGISFVDALASVERRAVDVECSEADTAVLHFTSGSTGKLKAAVHTYGNRLALIRKSLMHPDGYVGPGGREILAGPITHASGMPMMGVFRAGGCVIVMRTWDPIEFLKTVEREKATHAFVVPTMINMILAVPDVGRFDLSTLKHLIYGGAPMSPARIRAAWKHLGPVLTQGFGCAETTSVVMLLSTDDHRRAIEDGDEELLLSCGRAIFDAEVRVVDEAGAQVAPGEIGELAVRGPDIAHGYHNEEALTAETFRGGWFHSGDLARYREDGYIFIVDRKKDMIISGGYNIYSVEVEAALLQHPGIFDAAVIGVPDEEWGEAVKAVVVPHPGVILDEVEVIEFCAARLSRLKKPRSVDVVSSLPVNQNGKTDRRAIRERFWTADGRRVA; translated from the coding sequence ATGAATCTCGGAAGGTTCGTTCGGGCGACTGCGGCCGTGCAGCCGGGTGCAGAGGCGGTCGTCGCCGGGGAGTCGAGGCTCACCTACGCACAGCTCGATGAAGCGAGTGATCGTCTTGCGGCAGCTCTCATGGATCGGCACGGTTTGGTGCGCGGCGATGTGGTTGCCGTGCTCGGATGGAACTGCGCCGAGCTGGTCATCACCGAGGTCGCGCTGTACAAGGCGGGGCTGGTTCGCGCGCCTATCAACGCTCGGCTCGGCGTCTCCGAAGTGCACGACGTTCTGGCCGATGCCGGAGTGAAGGTCCTCATCGCGGATGTGGACCACATCGATCTCGTACGCAGCGCTCTCGCTTCGGTGACCGTGGATACCGTCATCACCATCGGTGGCGCGAGCGACCTCGGAATCTCGTTCGTCGATGCTCTGGCATCCGTGGAGCGGAGGGCCGTGGATGTCGAGTGCAGTGAAGCGGACACCGCCGTTCTGCACTTCACCTCCGGGTCCACGGGCAAACTGAAAGCCGCCGTCCACACGTACGGGAATCGGCTCGCGCTCATTCGCAAGTCGCTGATGCACCCCGATGGCTACGTGGGGCCCGGCGGCCGAGAGATTCTGGCAGGCCCTATCACCCACGCGTCAGGGATGCCGATGATGGGCGTGTTCCGCGCCGGCGGATGCGTGATCGTGATGCGCACATGGGATCCGATCGAGTTCCTCAAGACCGTCGAGCGGGAGAAGGCGACGCACGCGTTCGTGGTGCCCACGATGATCAACATGATCCTTGCCGTCCCCGACGTGGGCCGCTTCGATCTGTCGACTCTGAAGCACCTCATCTACGGGGGCGCGCCGATGTCGCCCGCGCGAATCCGTGCAGCATGGAAGCACCTGGGCCCCGTGCTGACGCAGGGGTTCGGGTGTGCCGAGACGACATCGGTGGTGATGCTGCTCAGCACCGATGACCACCGTCGCGCCATCGAAGACGGCGACGAGGAACTGCTCCTCAGCTGCGGGAGGGCGATCTTCGATGCCGAGGTCCGCGTCGTCGATGAAGCCGGAGCTCAGGTCGCACCAGGAGAGATCGGCGAGCTCGCCGTACGCGGCCCGGACATCGCCCATGGCTATCACAATGAGGAAGCGCTGACGGCGGAGACGTTCCGCGGCGGGTGGTTCCACTCGGGCGATCTCGCCCGGTACCGGGAGGACGGATACATCTTCATCGTCGACCGGAAGAAGGACATGATCATCTCGGGCGGGTACAACATCTACTCCGTCGAGGTCGAGGCGGCTCTGCTGCAGCATCCGGGAATCTTCGACGCCGCCGTGATCGGCGTCCCCGACGAGGAATGGGGGGAGGCTGTCAAGGCTGTCGTCGTCCCGCATCCCGGCGTGATCCTCGACGAGGTGGAAGTCATCGAATTCTGCGCGGCCCGCCTGTCACGACTGAAGAAACCCCGTTCGGTCGATGTCGTCAGCTCGCTCCCCGTCAACCAGAACGGCAAGACCGACCGCCGCGCGATCCGAGAACGCTTCTGGACCGCCGACGGGCGCCGGGTCGCCTGA
- a CDS encoding acyl-CoA dehydrogenase family protein: MTFTLDPDYSADPKLQDLIAQLRRYLIEELIPYEQKLGLTPETKVTRAQLEPVWHRSRELGFYGIALPPELGGQGLSTYALCALKEELTAHGSVLSHSVLGDMGGPLRAGSIMQYATPGQLEKYLMPVIRGERACCFSITEPDAGSDVRRMRTTARLDGDEYIIDGGKVFSSAAPFADFAIVVARMDGEDEQYSAFLVDLDAPGVTVRDGEIPMSGQQIEGDIDFVGARIPAANLLGEVGQGLRIGIGRINMNRLLHSPSIIGAARRAWTLSVEYARTRIINGRPLIQFQAIQHKLADMATDLYAARSMVMATAAKVDRGEDVSVEANMCKLFTAEACFRIADEAVQIHGKAGLTQGNEVEQLFRTLRMYRIVTGTSEIHRNAIAKALA, encoded by the coding sequence ATGACATTCACGCTCGACCCCGATTACTCCGCAGACCCGAAGCTGCAGGACCTCATCGCGCAGCTGCGACGCTATCTGATCGAGGAACTCATCCCATACGAGCAGAAGCTCGGGCTCACCCCTGAGACCAAGGTCACTCGTGCACAGCTCGAACCGGTCTGGCATCGCAGTCGGGAACTCGGCTTCTACGGGATCGCTCTGCCGCCCGAACTCGGCGGTCAGGGATTGTCGACGTATGCCCTCTGCGCACTGAAGGAAGAGCTCACGGCGCACGGATCCGTGCTGTCGCATTCGGTGCTCGGCGACATGGGCGGCCCGCTGCGGGCCGGATCCATCATGCAGTACGCCACACCCGGTCAGCTCGAGAAGTATCTGATGCCGGTCATCCGCGGAGAACGCGCCTGCTGCTTCTCGATCACTGAGCCGGATGCCGGATCCGACGTGCGGCGCATGCGCACGACAGCTCGTCTCGACGGCGACGAGTACATCATCGATGGAGGGAAGGTCTTCAGCTCGGCCGCTCCGTTCGCGGACTTCGCGATCGTCGTGGCGCGCATGGACGGCGAGGACGAGCAGTACAGCGCGTTCCTCGTCGATCTGGATGCTCCCGGTGTCACCGTGCGCGACGGCGAGATCCCGATGTCCGGGCAGCAGATCGAGGGCGACATCGACTTCGTCGGCGCCCGCATCCCCGCTGCGAACCTGCTCGGTGAAGTCGGTCAGGGTCTGCGGATCGGGATCGGACGGATCAACATGAACCGTCTGCTGCACAGTCCCTCCATCATCGGAGCCGCTCGCCGGGCGTGGACGCTGTCAGTCGAATACGCGCGCACGCGCATCATCAACGGGCGGCCGCTGATCCAGTTCCAAGCCATCCAGCACAAGCTCGCCGACATGGCCACCGACCTCTACGCCGCCCGTTCGATGGTGATGGCCACCGCCGCGAAGGTCGACCGCGGTGAAGACGTATCCGTCGAGGCGAACATGTGCAAGCTGTTCACGGCCGAGGCCTGCTTCCGCATCGCGGATGAGGCCGTGCAGATCCACGGCAAGGCCGGGCTCACCCAGGGCAATGAAGTGGAGCAGCTGTTCCGCACACTGCGGATGTACCGCATCGTCACGGGAACCAGCGAGATCCATCGAAACGCGATCGCGAAAGCACTCGCCTGA
- a CDS encoding MFS transporter, with protein MTRPTGTAGVLTRIPADARGIIALLIVLEFVAGLLQGFYDPLVKLFAQAYEVSDGHIIWFHTLQGLSAAVTVPLLAKFGDMFGHRRILRIAVGIVIASTLLTALAPDFPLLLAARILAGPIAVWLPLEIALVHQRVDHATARRVIGWLVSVLVLGAVIGNILGGLSVTLVPFSVALYVPVILMIGAVVAVLRIPETTLRAAPGIDGWGLFGIAVSMVLLLTGMSRLADDGLGAPLPWILIATALVSFTVWAWWERRSSNPAVDLRMLASPRLAPLYIVGFLFGFVLFGFQTPLATFAASDPVSDGYGLGFPTFMLSLVIAIFTIITAAGSAIVNTLTRWIGTKTVLVTAALISAAGFIFFAVQHSEKWHIFVLAVLAGIGMGLLMGALPALVAEEAPADSTGIAAGVYNSLRTLGGALSGAGFSIVLITLANPGGGASDVGYTVIWFTAASAFLIAAVVLAVSKTVSVPESILLPTPTGTMPVHNPIERESRHEHP; from the coding sequence ATGACCCGTCCCACTGGCACTGCCGGAGTGCTCACCCGGATTCCCGCCGACGCTCGCGGCATCATCGCTCTGCTGATAGTCCTCGAGTTCGTCGCGGGACTTCTGCAGGGCTTCTACGACCCGCTCGTGAAGCTGTTCGCGCAGGCCTACGAGGTCTCAGACGGGCACATCATCTGGTTCCACACCCTGCAGGGCCTGTCTGCGGCGGTCACCGTTCCGTTGCTGGCCAAGTTCGGCGACATGTTCGGCCACCGCCGCATCCTGCGCATCGCCGTCGGAATCGTGATTGCGAGCACGCTGCTCACCGCGCTCGCACCCGACTTCCCGCTCCTTCTCGCCGCGCGGATCCTCGCAGGACCGATCGCGGTCTGGCTGCCGCTGGAGATCGCACTCGTGCACCAGCGCGTCGATCACGCCACCGCGCGTCGGGTGATCGGATGGCTCGTCTCCGTGCTCGTCCTCGGCGCTGTGATCGGCAACATCCTCGGAGGCCTCTCAGTGACCCTGGTGCCCTTCTCCGTGGCGCTGTACGTGCCCGTGATCCTGATGATCGGAGCGGTCGTGGCCGTGCTCCGGATCCCGGAGACCACACTGCGCGCCGCTCCCGGTATCGACGGATGGGGGCTGTTCGGCATCGCTGTATCGATGGTGTTGTTGCTGACAGGAATGAGCCGCCTGGCCGATGACGGACTCGGTGCCCCCTTGCCCTGGATCCTCATCGCCACGGCCTTGGTCAGCTTCACCGTGTGGGCCTGGTGGGAACGGCGCAGCAGCAACCCGGCGGTCGACCTGCGGATGCTGGCCTCGCCGAGACTCGCCCCCCTGTACATCGTCGGATTCCTGTTCGGTTTCGTGCTCTTCGGATTCCAGACACCGCTCGCCACGTTCGCCGCATCCGACCCCGTGTCCGACGGCTACGGACTCGGGTTCCCCACCTTCATGCTCTCCCTCGTCATCGCAATCTTCACGATCATCACCGCCGCCGGTTCCGCGATCGTCAACACGCTCACCCGATGGATCGGAACCAAGACCGTGCTCGTGACCGCAGCACTCATCTCGGCCGCCGGATTCATCTTCTTCGCCGTGCAACACTCCGAGAAATGGCACATCTTTGTCCTCGCCGTGCTCGCCGGCATCGGAATGGGACTACTTATGGGTGCCCTCCCGGCGCTCGTCGCTGAAGAGGCCCCTGCCGACAGCACCGGCATCGCAGCCGGGGTCTACAACTCGCTGCGCACACTGGGCGGAGCGCTGTCTGGTGCGGGATTCTCCATCGTGCTGATCACGCTGGCGAACCCCGGTGGCGGGGCGTCCGATGTGGGTTACACCGTGATCTGGTTCACCGCAGCGTCCGCGTTCCTCATCGCAGCGGTCGTCCTCGCTGTCAGCAAGACCGTATCCGTCCCGGAATCGATCCTCCTCCCCACGCCCACCGGCACGATGCCGGTCCACAACCCCATCGAACGCGAGAGTCGACATGAACACCCCTGA
- a CDS encoding sulfite exporter TauE/SafE family protein gives MAMTRGRRGRRASIAITIGVSAGTLSGVFGVGGGVVVIPALMLLLAFDQRRAAGTSLAAIVPTAAVGVVSYATHGWVAWGPAILLAAGAIIGAQLGIRMLPRVPLLALRWVFITFASGAIVTLFLVVPVRAEQVPITGWLGLELVALGLITGVLSGLLGVGGGIVVVPALMVLFGFDDLISKGTSLLMMIPAALAGTVGNLRRSQVDLPLAITVGASACATVPLGTWVAASIDPRTANIVFAIFVAIIVVQMALARPQSPPPQVGRDPRPAG, from the coding sequence ATGGCGATGACACGGGGCAGAAGGGGCCGCAGGGCGTCCATCGCGATCACGATCGGTGTCAGCGCCGGAACGCTCTCCGGTGTCTTCGGCGTCGGAGGCGGCGTCGTGGTCATCCCCGCGCTGATGCTGCTTCTCGCGTTCGACCAGCGCCGTGCGGCCGGCACTTCGCTTGCCGCGATCGTTCCGACCGCCGCTGTCGGGGTCGTCTCCTATGCGACTCACGGCTGGGTCGCCTGGGGACCGGCGATCCTGTTGGCCGCCGGAGCGATCATCGGCGCTCAGCTCGGCATCCGGATGCTGCCTCGGGTGCCTCTCCTCGCGCTGCGGTGGGTGTTCATCACCTTCGCGTCGGGCGCCATCGTGACGCTCTTCCTGGTCGTCCCGGTTCGTGCCGAGCAGGTTCCCATCACCGGATGGCTCGGGCTGGAGCTGGTCGCCCTCGGTCTGATCACCGGAGTGCTGTCAGGCCTTCTCGGTGTCGGCGGCGGCATCGTCGTGGTCCCCGCGCTCATGGTCCTTTTCGGCTTCGACGACCTGATCTCGAAGGGCACCTCGCTGTTGATGATGATTCCTGCGGCGCTGGCCGGGACGGTCGGAAATCTGCGTCGTTCGCAGGTGGATCTGCCTCTCGCGATCACGGTCGGAGCATCCGCATGCGCGACGGTGCCGTTGGGGACCTGGGTTGCGGCATCGATCGATCCGCGCACCGCCAACATCGTCTTCGCGATCTTCGTCGCCATCATCGTGGTGCAGATGGCACTGGCAAGACCTCAAAGCCCTCCGCCGCAGGTAGGGCGCGATCCCCGACCAGCGGGTTAG
- a CDS encoding DUF11 domain-containing protein, whose amino-acid sequence MATLQPTYTTDAEFPAGTYAGLSLAGVEGVGREVLELPASVTTTELEVTRPSLSTGMRLPAGLGGTIHLTSERVGLATTQPIPARSTLTGALTGLANEDNQNPSPTTFLSDFSVNNTTQGDWKYTFDFSGLDGGVLPAGSLLNTGDLDVCKPTVETIRFSADATGQWATFDLNRQIQGWPASSAPPTVAFDDVTSEYVVTGVCGNVNMGNWFTTTQPITTLHVRMTNAGGLNTFISFGIRTPVEPLAPAVGIVKTTNGVDVQAAPGQTVAAGSTVTWGYAVTNTGDTPLGNVAVTDDKLADTAIDCGAGTNIIPQLAIGQTVNCSATGTAIEGDYTNAGSVTGTPVDETGTVIDSLEPVTATDTSWYHGQATRTLTIAKVVDQAQATPGDTLRYTVTVTNTGDASIPSTVVRDELPADVEFVSATDGGTLQGDEVIWNVTDLGAGQSVAFVVETRILDTAAGSLENRAGATGTTPDGQEIDATATVETACADDTREACAVTTLPVVTPPTTGGGTTTTPTSTHPLATTGSDFPVVLTAIAGLTVLAGAATLLIARRRTRV is encoded by the coding sequence GTGGCGACGCTGCAACCGACTTATACGACGGACGCCGAGTTTCCGGCAGGAACCTACGCAGGGCTGTCGCTCGCAGGCGTCGAGGGTGTCGGTCGTGAAGTCCTGGAGTTGCCAGCGAGCGTCACCACGACCGAACTGGAAGTGACTCGGCCATCGCTGTCGACAGGAATGCGCCTTCCCGCGGGTCTCGGGGGAACCATCCATTTGACGAGCGAGCGAGTGGGGCTCGCCACCACCCAACCGATTCCGGCGCGGTCGACGCTCACCGGTGCGCTGACCGGCCTGGCCAACGAGGACAACCAGAATCCGTCGCCGACCACGTTCCTGAGCGATTTCAGCGTCAACAACACCACCCAGGGGGATTGGAAGTACACCTTCGACTTCTCGGGCCTTGATGGAGGGGTTCTTCCGGCCGGTTCTCTCTTGAACACGGGAGACCTCGATGTCTGCAAACCCACCGTAGAGACGATTAGATTCTCAGCGGACGCGACCGGGCAGTGGGCGACCTTCGATCTGAATCGTCAGATCCAAGGTTGGCCTGCCTCATCTGCGCCGCCGACCGTGGCGTTCGATGACGTAACGTCGGAGTATGTCGTCACCGGGGTCTGCGGGAACGTGAACATGGGGAACTGGTTTACCACGACCCAGCCGATCACGACCCTCCACGTGCGGATGACGAACGCGGGCGGTCTCAATACCTTCATCTCATTTGGCATTCGGACGCCAGTGGAGCCGCTGGCGCCGGCGGTCGGGATCGTGAAGACCACGAATGGTGTCGATGTCCAGGCGGCACCGGGCCAGACGGTCGCGGCCGGTTCGACGGTCACCTGGGGGTACGCGGTGACGAACACCGGTGACACTCCCCTGGGCAACGTCGCCGTCACCGACGACAAGCTCGCCGACACCGCTATCGACTGCGGGGCGGGGACCAACATCATCCCCCAGCTCGCGATCGGTCAGACCGTGAACTGCTCGGCTACGGGGACCGCGATCGAGGGGGATTACACCAACGCTGGATCCGTCACAGGAACCCCCGTCGACGAGACCGGGACGGTCATCGACTCCCTCGAGCCGGTCACCGCGACCGACACCTCCTGGTACCACGGGCAGGCCACCCGCACACTCACGATCGCGAAGGTCGTCGACCAGGCGCAGGCGACCCCCGGCGACACTCTCCGGTACACGGTCACGGTCACGAACACCGGTGATGCGAGCATCCCCTCCACGGTCGTGCGCGACGAGCTTCCGGCGGATGTCGAGTTCGTCTCCGCGACCGACGGAGGCACGCTGCAGGGCGATGAAGTGATCTGGAACGTCACCGACCTCGGCGCGGGACAGTCTGTCGCGTTCGTCGTGGAAACCCGCATCCTGGACACCGCAGCCGGATCTCTGGAGAACCGGGCAGGCGCCACCGGCACGACGCCTGACGGTCAGGAGATCGACGCCACCGCCACCGTCGAAACAGCCTGCGCCGATGACACGCGCGAAGCGTGCGCGGTGACGACGCTGCCTGTCGTCACGCCCCCGACAACCGGAGGCGGAACCACGACCACGCCGACATCGACGCACCCGCTGGCAACGACGGGTTCCGACTTCCCCGTCGTGCTCACCGCAATCGCCGGCCTGACAGTCCTGGCCGGAGCCGCCACCCTGCTGATCGCCCGACGCCGCACCCGCGTGTAG
- a CDS encoding putative Ig domain-containing protein, translated as MRNFKFSAPASAATITFAVLLSVAAAAPAHAVTTAVTDWTTLDQSFENAVDGDVVMLDADIDASGTADYLGVPAGAGITLDLNGHSLKLAPTTGPGIHVGSTSSLTIDDSVGTGRLEAIGSANPADPWPYFPGIGTDTTDLAAGAVTINGGAITAQGGMYAAGIGGSRFAGGGSVTMTGGSLVAQSGSLAASVGSGYLVFNPLYRGSVTVVGPEDATGLPTVAGRGGPDNEVAPVSYTDPTSGVLVTGDATGSIPDQGRLTLAFHYRVTFAFADGVTSDSTQIVDWGHAASVPADPVRPGYTFAGWASSVAGTSPGDPTIAPVTFTAQWNSVALDAPEITTLSLPDGIVTDAYSAPVNAIGTGPITFQVSAGTLPAGLVLDPATGVVSGTPTTAGTFAFTVSASNAGGSDEQEYTVVIRERPIITTMSLPDGTIAAPYRETIAATGTGPITFAVTAGSLPPGLSLDPTTGVISGTPTVNGSFPFTVTASNAVGDDTHEYTIAIAARSVPATSTDSTGTSVRTPSDGNLAWTGAETPLPWMIGGGLLILLGASTILWARLRRRFA; from the coding sequence GTGCGCAACTTCAAATTCTCCGCGCCTGCGAGCGCGGCAACGATCACCTTCGCGGTATTACTGTCCGTCGCCGCGGCGGCTCCTGCTCACGCGGTGACGACGGCCGTCACCGACTGGACCACGTTGGACCAGTCCTTCGAGAACGCGGTCGACGGCGACGTGGTGATGCTCGACGCAGACATCGACGCCTCGGGAACGGCGGACTATCTCGGTGTCCCAGCGGGCGCGGGCATCACGCTCGACCTGAACGGTCACTCGCTGAAGCTGGCGCCCACGACGGGTCCGGGCATCCACGTCGGCAGCACGTCGTCGCTCACGATCGATGACTCGGTCGGGACCGGCCGACTCGAGGCGATCGGCAGCGCCAACCCGGCCGACCCGTGGCCGTATTTCCCTGGCATCGGTACGGACACGACCGATCTCGCGGCCGGCGCCGTGACCATCAACGGCGGCGCGATCACCGCTCAAGGTGGGATGTACGCGGCCGGCATCGGCGGTTCGCGCTTCGCTGGTGGGGGATCGGTGACCATGACGGGCGGTTCGCTCGTCGCGCAGAGCGGGTCATTGGCCGCTTCCGTGGGCTCGGGGTATCTGGTCTTCAATCCGCTCTATCGAGGTTCGGTCACGGTGGTCGGTCCCGAGGACGCCACCGGACTTCCGACTGTCGCGGGCCGCGGAGGCCCGGACAACGAAGTGGCACCTGTGTCTTACACGGATCCGACCTCTGGAGTGCTGGTGACGGGAGACGCAACCGGCAGCATCCCAGATCAAGGCCGGCTGACGCTCGCGTTCCACTACCGAGTGACGTTCGCTTTCGCCGACGGAGTCACGAGCGACTCGACGCAGATCGTCGACTGGGGGCACGCCGCATCAGTGCCGGCTGACCCCGTGCGCCCGGGGTACACCTTTGCCGGGTGGGCGTCGTCTGTCGCCGGAACCTCGCCGGGTGACCCGACGATCGCCCCGGTGACATTCACCGCCCAGTGGAACAGCGTCGCGCTCGACGCTCCGGAGATCACGACCCTGTCACTCCCGGATGGAATCGTCACCGACGCGTACAGTGCGCCCGTCAACGCGATCGGAACCGGCCCCATCACCTTCCAGGTGAGCGCCGGCACACTGCCCGCAGGACTGGTCCTCGATCCTGCCACAGGTGTCGTGAGCGGGACCCCGACGACTGCGGGGACGTTCGCGTTCACTGTCTCGGCGTCGAACGCGGGCGGTTCGGATGAGCAGGAGTACACCGTGGTGATCCGGGAGCGGCCGATCATCACGACCATGTCTCTGCCCGATGGAACGATTGCAGCGCCGTACCGCGAGACGATCGCGGCGACCGGCACCGGCCCGATCACGTTCGCCGTCACGGCCGGGTCGCTGCCGCCGGGACTGAGCCTTGATCCGACGACAGGTGTCATTTCGGGCACGCCCACGGTGAACGGGTCCTTCCCGTTCACCGTGACCGCATCGAACGCCGTCGGTGACGATACTCACGAATACACCATCGCCATTGCTGCGCGATCGGTACCGGCGACTTCGACGGATTCCACGGGCACTTCGGTGCGCACACCCTCGGACGGCAACTTGGCGTGGACCGGCGCAGAGACGCCTCTGCCTTGGATGATCGGCGGAGGATTGTTGATTCTTCTCGGAGCCTCGACGATCCTGTGGGCGCGTCTGCGTCGCCGATTCGCCTGA
- a CDS encoding RNA polymerase sigma factor — MGTVTNTSVESDDGFELVALAAEGDRAAAGAYFQKNQRLLMAMAHRISGGVLDPDDLLSEAMITVLTKWSQGTGPERYANAYVIQTMRNRVKDELRSPRSRVGEITETNAPLHDDSTEQHSADMHREYAIVRRALGLLPEDQRAVLVATVLEGRKPADLEEELGRPASAIYSLSRRARLNLRRATLRVVLEDGAPQKCRAASAELPEKVAASPEDSGESHGMHHIRTCARCRGAWSRFAAISLSLGVVTLLTVSGVLFPSGSAEAAETHSPSAHGRHATVRSVRRIGGRAGSWAVTPTRVGVTALAVGIAIVVGSIAPALMPPPPDAVFDVTATAVGERVVLNVGILIDRPWTVERMVISLPSGLFVDEAPPGWDCTPIELSETQCVVDGPSPLGGDFVIDGPGLLLRGAAYRVDLVAHADGRTLTAFESGPLEQ; from the coding sequence ATGGGAACAGTCACGAACACTTCGGTCGAAAGCGACGACGGCTTCGAACTCGTCGCTCTCGCTGCCGAAGGAGATCGAGCGGCGGCGGGCGCCTACTTCCAGAAGAACCAGCGGTTGCTCATGGCTATGGCGCACCGCATCAGTGGTGGCGTTCTCGATCCTGACGACCTTCTGAGCGAAGCGATGATCACGGTCTTGACGAAGTGGTCACAAGGGACGGGCCCGGAACGCTATGCGAACGCGTACGTGATCCAGACGATGCGGAATCGGGTGAAGGACGAGTTGAGATCTCCACGGTCGCGGGTGGGAGAGATCACCGAGACCAATGCGCCGCTGCATGACGACAGCACGGAGCAGCACTCCGCGGACATGCACCGCGAATATGCGATCGTGCGCAGAGCGCTCGGCCTGCTTCCTGAGGACCAACGAGCGGTCCTCGTCGCCACCGTCTTGGAAGGGCGCAAGCCCGCAGACCTCGAGGAAGAGCTGGGGCGTCCGGCGTCTGCGATCTATTCGCTGTCGCGACGAGCGCGTCTGAACCTTCGGCGCGCGACGCTGCGAGTGGTCCTGGAAGACGGAGCGCCGCAGAAATGTCGCGCCGCGTCCGCCGAACTGCCAGAGAAGGTAGCCGCGTCGCCCGAGGACTCGGGTGAATCTCACGGCATGCACCATATCCGTACGTGCGCGCGCTGCCGCGGGGCGTGGTCACGCTTCGCGGCGATATCCCTCTCTCTCGGGGTCGTCACCCTCCTCACCGTCAGCGGCGTGCTGTTCCCCTCGGGGAGCGCGGAGGCTGCAGAGACGCACTCTCCGTCTGCGCATGGGCGCCATGCGACGGTGCGCAGCGTGCGTCGGATAGGGGGTCGAGCCGGGTCGTGGGCCGTCACCCCGACGCGGGTCGGTGTGACGGCCCTTGCGGTCGGCATCGCCATAGTCGTCGGATCGATCGCACCGGCACTCATGCCGCCCCCTCCGGATGCGGTGTTCGACGTCACGGCGACGGCGGTCGGTGAGCGCGTCGTTCTGAATGTCGGCATCCTGATCGACCGACCGTGGACCGTGGAGCGCATGGTCATCTCCCTGCCTTCGGGCCTGTTCGTCGACGAGGCTCCGCCGGGATGGGATTGCACGCCGATCGAGCTGAGCGAGACCCAGTGCGTCGTCGACGGTCCGAGCCCTCTTGGAGGAGACTTCGTCATCGATGGTCCGGGGCTCCTACTTCGCGGCGCCGCGTACCGGGTGGATCTTGTCGCGCATGCCGACGGACGCACACTCACCGCATTCGAAAGCGGACCGCTCGAACAGTGA
- a CDS encoding DUF4190 domain-containing protein translates to MNSLATFSLICGIAGLCLVPVLGPVAALGAGYTARRQIAAHRQHGRRRATAGIALGWIGLVIACIVIILFVIWR, encoded by the coding sequence ATGAACTCCCTTGCCACCTTCTCTCTGATCTGCGGAATAGCCGGGCTGTGTCTGGTGCCGGTCCTGGGCCCGGTTGCCGCCCTGGGAGCGGGGTATACCGCACGGAGGCAGATCGCCGCCCACCGCCAGCACGGACGCAGGCGGGCGACAGCCGGAATCGCGCTCGGCTGGATAGGACTCGTCATCGCATGCATCGTCATCATCCTGTTCGTCATCTGGCGCTGA